A stretch of Brassica napus cultivar Da-Ae chromosome C6, Da-Ae, whole genome shotgun sequence DNA encodes these proteins:
- the LOC106406748 gene encoding omega-hydroxypalmitate O-feruloyl transferase: MGAENTNKEVTLSDSMDNNNNMKGANIHLEVLQKEPASLVKPESETPKGLYFLSNLDQNIAVIVRTIYCFKSEERGNEEAVQVIKKALSQVLVHYYSLAGRLTISPEGKLTVDCTEEGVVFVEAEANCEMDEIGDITKPDPETLGKLVYDVVDAKNILEVPPVTAQVTKFKCGGFVLGLCMNHCMFDGIGAMEFVNSWGQVARGLQLTTPPFSDRTILSARNPPKIENLHQEFEEIEDKSNINSLYRKEPTLHRSFCFDPEKIKKLKLQATENSESLSCTTFEALSAFVWRARTKSLKMLSDQRTKLLFAVDGRAKFEPPLPKGYFGNGIVLTNSICEAGELTEKPLSYAVGLVREAIKMVTDGYMRSAIDYFEVTRSRPSLSSTLLITTWSRLGFHTTDFGWGEPVLSGPVALPEKEVTLFLSHGEQRRSINVLLGLPASAMDVFQEQFLQI; encoded by the exons ATG GGTGCGGAAAACACCAACAAGGAAGTAACACTCTCTGATTCAATGgacaacaacaataacatgAAAGGAGCAAACATTCATCTCGAGGTTCTTCAAAAGGAACCAGCTTCTTTGGTCAAACCCGAATCCGAGACACCAAAGGGTCTTTACTTCTTGTCAAATCTTGATCAGAACATCGCTGTGATCGTCCGTACAATATACTGTTTCAAATCTGAGGAGAGAGGGAACGAGGAAGCAGTACAAGTGATTAAGAAAGCTCTGAGTCAAGTACTTGTTCATTACTATTCTCTTGCTGGACGTCTCACCATAAGCCCTGAAG GTAAACTCACTGTGGACTGTACTGAAGAAGGAGTTGTGTTTGTGGAAGCTGAAGCAAACTGTGAAATGGATGAGATTGGTGACATCACGAAACCAGACCCCGAAACATTAGGGAAACTTGTCTATGACGTTGTAGACGCCAAGAATATTCTTGAAGTCCCTCCTGTTACTGCTCAG GTGACTAAATTCAAGTGCGGGGGGTTTGTTCTTGGACTATGTATGAACCATTGTATGTTCGATGGTATTGGAGCTATGGAGTTTGTGAACTCCTGGGGTCAAGTCGCTAGAGGCTTACAATTAACAACTCCTCCTTTCTCGGACAGAACCATTCTCAGTGCTCGAAACCCTCCAAAGATTGAGAATCTCCACCAAGAATTCGAAGAGATCGAAGATAAATCCAACATCAACTCTCTTTACAGAAAAGAGCCGACTCTGCATAGATCCTTCTGCTTTGACCCAGAGAAAATCAAGAAACTTAAGCTCCAAGCAACAGAGAACAGCGAATCTCTCTCCTGCACAACTTTTGAAGCTTTGTCTGCTTTTGTGTGGAGAGCAAGAACCAAGTCACTGAAGATGTTGAGTGATCAGAGAACGAAGCTTCTCTTTGCCGTTGATGGTAGGGCCAAGTTTGAGCCTCCACTGCCAAAAGGGTATTTTGGGAATGGAATAGTTCTCACAAACTCAATCTGTGAAGCTGGAGAGCTAACCGAGAAACCTTTGAGTTACGCTGTTGGATTAGTAAGAGAAGCCATTAAGATGGTAACTGATGGATACATGAGATCTGCCATTGATTACTTTGAGGTAACAAGATCAAGACCTTCTCTTTCTTCCACTCTTCTGATTACTACATGGTCGAGATTGGGTTTTCATACCACAGACTTCGGTTGGGGAGAACCGGTTTTGTCGGGTCCTGTAGCTTTGCCTGAGAAAGAAGTGActttgtttttgtctcatgGAGAACAGAGGAGGAGCATCAATGTGCTTCTTGGACTTCCTGCTTCAGCTATGGATGTTTTTCAAGAACAGTTTTTACAGATATAA
- the LOC106402897 gene encoding glycerophosphodiester phosphodiesterase GDPD2, whose amino-acid sequence MSPSGLDLSEPKPFKMPGFSVIGHRGNGMNVLQSSDRRTRGFKENSILSFNSAAKFPIDFIEFDVQVTKDDCPVIFHDDFIYSQENGIVNESRVTDLSLSEFLLYGPQKEAEKTGKTLMRKSKEGQVLKWEVDSDDPLCTLQEAFERVEHSLGFNIELKFDNQVVYEREFLVHVLRTVLQVVFDYAQDRPVIFSSFQPDAAQLVRELQNTYPVFFLTNAGNQMFKDERRNSLEEAIKVCLEGKLQGIVSEVKGVFRNPSAIAKIKESNLSLLTYGKLNNVGEAVYMQYVMGIEGVIVDFVEEISESVTLMMIRPPSPSSPLPSPDLKDNVAAITRPEFSQKEIDFLLKFLSQLIQH is encoded by the exons ATGAGTCCCTCCGGTTTAGATTTGAGCGAACCGAAACCGTTTAAGATGCCTGGATTCTCTGTGATTGGACACAGAGGAAATGGTATGAATGTGTTGCAGTCTTCTGATCGGAGAACCAGAGGTTTTAAAGAAAACTCTATCCTCTCTTTCAATTCTGCAGCCAAGTTTCCCATCGATTTCATTGAGTTCGATGTTCAG gtgACAAAAGATGATTGTCCAGTCATTTTTCATGATGATTTCATCTACTCTCAAGAGAAT GGTATTGTTAATGAGAGTAGAGTGACTGATTTGAGCCTCTCTGAGTTTCTCCTCTATGGACCTCAGAAAGAAGCTGAGAAAACAGGCAAGACCCTTATGAGGAAATCCAAAGAAGGTCAGGTTTTGAAATGGGAAGTTGACTCTGATGACCCCCTTTGCACGCTACAAGAAGCTTTCGAACGAGTTGAGCATTCTCTAGGGTTCAATATCGAGTTGAAATTCGATAATCAGGTTGTCTATGAGCGAGAGTTTCTCGTCCATGTCTTGAGAACAGTTCTGCAG GTGGTGTTTGATTATGCTCAAGACAGACCAGTGATCTTCTCAAGTTTCCAACCAGATGCAGCACAGCTTGTTAGAGAACTGCAGAACACTTACCCT GTTTTCTTTCTGACTAATGCGGGGAATCAAATGTTCAAAGACGAGAGAAGAAACTCACTGGAAGAAGCCATTAAAGTTTGCTTGGAAGGAAAGCTACAAGGTATTGTTTCAGAGGTTAAAGGAGTTTTCAGAAACCCATCAGCCATTGCCAAGATCAAAGAATCTAACCTTTCTCTTCTCACATACGGCAAACTCAA CAATGTGGGAGAGGCTGTGTACATGCAATATGTGATGGGGATTGAAGGAGTGATTGTAGACTTTGTTGAGGAGATTTCTGAGTCAGTGACGCTCATGATGATAAGAccaccatcaccatcatcaccATTACCATCACCAGATTTAAAGGATAATGTTGCAGCCATTACAAGACCTGAGTTTTCACAAAAGGAGATTGATTTTCTTCTCAAGTTTCTCTCACAGTTGATACAGCATTAA
- the LOC106404993 gene encoding NAC domain-containing protein 104: MEPKHKALPVGFRFRPTDCEISKYFLTRKALEQRMRGPNVPEECHDIFSRRPRDLPGYPRETHWYFYCRKLDGQVTYNSHSIWKQIGEETGVLDPKNNDTLVGIKRPFTFVDHKEEPDDILLSDEDEPPQYNWFMDEFSLPLTISETDWVVCHVFRKNNEPESEEEGENEEKETVKAESLDLLMEKDGNVLPPSPSPP; encoded by the exons atggaaCCAAAACACAAAGCTTTGCCTGTAGGATTCAGGTTTCGTCCAACAGATTGtgagatttcaaaatatttcttGACGAGAAAAGCTCTGGAACAACGAATGAGAGGTCCCAATGTACCTGAAGAGTGTCATGATATCTTCTCAAGACGTCCTCGTGACTTGCCTG GCTATCCAAGAGAAACGCATTGGTACTTTTATTGCAGAAAACTTGATGGCCAAGTTACTTACAACTCTCATAGTATTTGGAAACAAATCGGAGAAGAAACTGGTGTGTTAGATCCAAAGAATAATGATACATTAGTCGGTATCAAACGTCCATTCACTTTCGTTGATCATAAAGAAGAACCCGACGATATTCTTTTGTCAGATGAAGACGAACCTCCACAATACAATTGGTTCATGGATGAATTTAGCCTCCCATTGACAATTTCAGAGACTGATTGGGTTGTGTGCCATGTTTTTCGCAAGAATAACGAACCTGAAtccgaagaagaaggagaaaatgaagaaaaagaaactgTTAAAGCAGAGAGTTTGGATCTTCTTATGGAGAAAGATGGAAATGTTCTtcctccatctccttctccacCTTAG
- the LOC106347472 gene encoding uncharacterized protein LOC106347472: protein MKKMLMLVDMEKKLIMLMLLLQLLSLNSLSLGQSSSKPTANITVIGLVYCDVCSNNSFSKHSYFMPGVEVRIICRFKAASSKTREMITFSANRTTNELGLYKLDITSVEGASCAAEANKDSLVASCQASLIGSSSDSCNVPGYKTTTDQVKSKRSNLCVYRFTALNFRPLKKNIDLCGKQ from the exons ATGAAAAAAATGCTGATGCTTGTGGACATGGAAAAGAAACTGATAATGCTAATGTTGCTTCTGCAACTTCTGTCCTTAAACTCTCTGTCACTGGGACAGTCCTCATCCAAACCAACTGCAAATATCACTGTAATTGGTCTTGTTTATTGCGACGTCTGCTCCAACAACAGTTTCTCCAAACACAGCTACTTCATGCCTG gtGTGGAAGTGAGAATAATCTGCAGATTTAAGGCAGCTTCCTCGAAAACAAGGGAGATGATCACGTTCTCTGCAAATCGAACCACGAACGAGCTTGGACTCTACAAGCTAGATATAACTTCTGTGGAAGGTGCTTCTTGCGCCGCAGAAGCGAACAAAGATTCTCTGGTGGCTTCTTGTCAGGCAAGCTTGATCGGTAGCTCCTCGGATTCCTGCAACGTTCCTGGCTACAAAACTACAACGGATCAGGTTAAGTCCAAGAGGTCTAATCTCTGTGTCTACCGATTCACCGCCTTGAATTTCAGACCGCTTAAGAAGAATATTGACTTGTGTGGCaagcaataa
- the LOC106403993 gene encoding probable protein S-acyltransferase 6, producing the protein MIDFSDTWGLSIVSVAVVFTIYDLILLMLTSGRDPGIVPRNSHPPQPEVLDGTSQTPRLPRVKEVEVNGNIFKVKYCDTCMLYRPPRCSHCSICNNCVERFDHHCPWVGQCIAQRNYRFFFMFVFSTTLLCVYVLAFCCVYIKKIKESEDITIWKAMLKTPASIALIIYTFICMWFVGGLTGFHLYLISTNQTTYENFRYSYDRRSNPHNKGVVDNFKEIFCSAIPPSKNDFRAMVTREAPMPSRSAVGGFVSPNMGRGNDEIEMRRKGVWAMAEHGADKNGGNDERFHVNDDELGDIRTTTDDDERSGRPNIHPRHSSWEMSPEVVALAARRT; encoded by the exons ATGATTGACTTCTCTGATACTTGGGGACTCTCAATAGTCTCTGTCGCTGTTGTCTTCACCATTTAC GACTTAATTCTTCTGATGCTTACATCTGGAAGAGATCCAGGGATTGTTCCTAGAAACTCTCATCCTCCTCAGCCTGAAGTTCTTGATGGGACAAGCCAAACGCCAAGATTGCCTCGCGTGAAGGAAGTTGAAGTTAATGGAAACATATTTAAGGTCAAGTACTGTGACACTTGCATGCTCTATAGACCTCCTCGCTGCTCTCATTGCTCTATCTGCAACAACTGTGTTGAAAGATTTGACCATCACTGTCCATGGGTTGGTCAATGCATTGCTCAA AGGAATTATCGGTTCTTCTTCATGTTTGTCTTCTCCACGACTCTTCTCTGTGTATACGTGTTGGCCTTTTGCtgtgtatatataaagaagatcAAAGAATCTGAAGATATAACCATTTGGAAAGCAATGCTCAAAACCCCTGCTTCCATTGCTCTGATCATCTACACATTCATATGTATGTGGTTCGTTGGAGGCTTAACAGGTTTCCATCTCTATCTCATCAGCACAAATCAG ACTACATACGAGAATTTCAGATACAGTTATGACCGGCGTAGCAATCCACATAACAAAGGAGTTGTTGATAACTTTAAAGAAATCTTTTGTTCTGCAATACCTCCTTCAAAGAACGATTTCAGAGCTATGGTGACTAGGGAAGCTCCAATGCCATCAAGATCAGCTGTTGGCGGTTTTGTGAGTCCAAACATGGGAAGAGGTAACGATGAGATTGAAATGAGGAGGAAAGGTGTGTGGGCAATGGCTGAACATGGTGCTGACAAGAACGGTGGTAACGATGAACGGTTTCATGTCAACGACGATGAGTTAGGTGACATTAGGACCACAACGGATGATGATGAACGAAGTGGTAGGCCAAACATTCACCCTAGGCACTCAAGCTGGGAGATGTCACCAGAAGTTGTGGCCTTAGCAGCAAGAAGAACTTAG